In Lewinellaceae bacterium, a single window of DNA contains:
- the phaC gene encoding class III poly(R)-hydroxyalkanoic acid synthase subunit PhaC has translation MSNTNSKLSDQILESVNTVSDALRNISGVKDVDIATAPRTTVWEDGKVKLYHFEREGKATAKTPVLISYALVNRWEMMDLQPDRSLIRKLVSEGIDVYLIDWGYPTKIDRYKTLEDYILGNLNDCVDFIIDKHNLNKVNLLGVCQGGTFSLIYTSLFPEKIKNLVTLVTPVDFDNDEGLLFKWAKDMDVDAIVDGFGGIVPGDFLNTGFDLLKPMNKTRKYMALPETMADQGKLMNFLRMEHWVADSPAQAGETYRRFIKDMYQHNKLINGKFELGGRKVELKNIKVPILTIFAKHDHIVPPETTTPINDLVGSKDKELMEFPGGHIGVFVGSRSQKLLTPAIATWLKERD, from the coding sequence ATGAGTAATACCAACAGCAAATTAAGCGACCAAATTCTGGAAAGCGTAAATACCGTATCCGACGCCCTCCGCAACATCTCCGGCGTGAAGGATGTCGATATTGCTACTGCCCCCCGCACGACCGTCTGGGAAGACGGCAAAGTTAAACTTTACCACTTCGAGCGGGAAGGCAAAGCCACCGCTAAAACACCAGTGCTGATTTCCTACGCCCTTGTCAACCGCTGGGAAATGATGGACCTGCAGCCCGACCGCAGCCTCATCCGCAAGCTGGTCAGCGAAGGCATCGACGTTTACCTCATTGACTGGGGCTACCCGACTAAGATCGACCGCTACAAAACCCTGGAAGACTACATCCTCGGCAACCTCAATGACTGTGTCGACTTTATCATCGATAAGCACAACCTCAATAAAGTCAACCTGCTCGGCGTATGCCAGGGAGGAACCTTCAGCCTGATCTATACGTCTCTTTTCCCGGAAAAGATCAAAAACCTGGTGACCCTGGTCACTCCCGTAGATTTTGACAACGACGAAGGGCTGCTTTTCAAATGGGCCAAAGACATGGACGTCGACGCCATCGTCGACGGCTTCGGCGGCATCGTCCCCGGCGACTTCCTCAACACCGGCTTCGACCTGCTCAAGCCCATGAACAAAACGCGCAAGTACATGGCCCTGCCGGAAACCATGGCCGACCAGGGAAAGCTGATGAACTTCCTCCGCATGGAGCACTGGGTGGCCGACAGCCCGGCCCAAGCCGGCGAAACGTACCGCCGCTTCATCAAGGACATGTACCAGCACAACAAACTGATCAACGGAAAATTCGAACTGGGCGGCCGAAAAGTCGAGCTGAAAAACATCAAAGTACCTATCCTGACAATCTTCGCCAAACACGACCACATCGTGCCCCCGGAAACGACAACGCCCATCAACGACCTGGTTGGCTCCAAAGACAAAGAACTCATGGAGTTCCCGGGCGGCCACATCGGCGTGTTCGTCGGCAGCCGCTCCCAAAAACTGCTGACCCCGGCCATTGCAACGTGGCTGAAAGAGAGAGATTAA
- a CDS encoding beta-ketoacyl-ACP reductase: MYRLKDRVAIITGGASGIGKATATRFIEEGARVVIWDINREKGLAVAAELHKLAAKLAERAVEVPVYESGEPNGKAATEELHSKFYEVNTTSLESTEAAARQAIEDFGKVDILINNAGITRDATMKKMTPEQWQLVIDVNLTGVWNCTKAVSPYMVERGYGRIISAASVVGLHGNFGQTNYVATKAGVIGMTKVWAREFARKGITANAVAPGFIATDMVSTIPEKVIQMIEDKTPVGRMGKPVEIANAYLFLASDEAAFVNGITLSVDGGLIL, from the coding sequence ATGTATAGACTGAAAGACAGGGTAGCCATCATTACCGGTGGCGCCAGTGGTATTGGTAAAGCAACAGCTACGCGCTTTATTGAAGAAGGCGCCCGGGTCGTCATCTGGGATATAAACCGCGAAAAGGGCCTGGCGGTTGCTGCCGAGCTCCATAAATTGGCGGCAAAATTGGCCGAAAGAGCTGTTGAGGTTCCCGTTTATGAATCGGGCGAGCCGAATGGCAAGGCAGCGACGGAAGAGTTGCACAGCAAATTTTACGAGGTCAACACTACCAGCCTGGAAAGTACAGAGGCAGCGGCTCGCCAGGCAATCGAGGACTTTGGAAAGGTAGACATCCTAATCAACAACGCCGGCATCACCCGGGACGCCACGATGAAAAAGATGACCCCCGAACAGTGGCAACTGGTGATCGATGTCAACCTGACCGGGGTCTGGAATTGCACCAAGGCCGTTTCCCCTTACATGGTGGAGCGCGGCTACGGGCGCATCATCAGCGCCGCATCGGTTGTCGGCCTGCACGGCAACTTCGGCCAGACCAATTACGTCGCCACCAAGGCCGGCGTCATCGGGATGACCAAAGTATGGGCCCGGGAGTTTGCCCGCAAAGGCATCACCGCCAACGCGGTGGCGCCCGGCTTCATAGCTACCGATATGGTGTCCACCATTCCGGAAAAGGTGATCCAGATGATAGAAGACAAAACGCCGGTGGGCCGGATGGGCAAACCCGTTGAGATCGCCAACGCCTATCTCTTCCTCGCTTCTGACGAAGCCGCCTTTGTGAATGGCATCACCCTTAGCGTGGATGGAGGGTTGATCCTGTAA
- the phbB gene encoding acetoacetyl-CoA reductase: protein MKKDGRKYVALVTGATGGLGTAMVKHMVDDGYLCIANYHTKSKAEKWNEEMKAEGYDVPLYHADVSDFESVGKMIEKIQSDIGTVDILVNNAGITRDGVFKRMTFEQWDAVIKTNLYSAFNCTRHVINPMIDQEFGRVINISSVNGQRAQFGQANYSAAKAGMHGFTKTLAIEVASKGVTVNTISPGYIATDMVMAVPEEIRAKIIKGIPVGRLGGTFEIAHLVSFLASKEAGFITGANYDINGGQHVH from the coding sequence ATGAAAAAAGACGGAAGAAAGTATGTAGCCCTGGTAACCGGCGCCACCGGTGGATTGGGAACCGCTATGGTAAAACACATGGTCGACGACGGATACCTCTGCATCGCCAACTACCACACCAAATCAAAAGCCGAGAAATGGAATGAGGAAATGAAGGCGGAAGGTTACGATGTGCCTTTGTACCACGCCGATGTCTCCGATTTCGAGTCGGTGGGCAAAATGATCGAAAAAATCCAGAGCGACATCGGCACCGTCGATATCCTGGTCAACAATGCGGGCATCACGCGGGACGGGGTCTTCAAAAGAATGACCTTTGAACAATGGGATGCGGTCATTAAAACCAACCTTTACAGCGCGTTCAACTGTACCCGCCACGTGATCAACCCGATGATCGATCAGGAATTCGGGCGCGTCATCAATATTTCCTCGGTTAACGGGCAGCGCGCCCAGTTTGGCCAGGCCAACTACTCGGCAGCCAAGGCCGGCATGCACGGCTTTACCAAAACGCTGGCCATTGAGGTGGCCAGCAAAGGGGTAACGGTCAACACCATCTCTCCGGGTTATATCGCCACCGATATGGTCATGGCCGTGCCGGAAGAAATCCGCGCCAAGATCATCAAAGGCATTCCGGTGGGCCGCCTGGGCGGCACCTTTGAGATCGCCCACCTGGTGTCCTTCCTGGCTTCCAAGGAGGCGGGCTTTATCACCGGCGCCAACTACGACATCAACGGCGGCCAGCACGTTCATTGA
- a CDS encoding ATP-dependent RecD-like DNA helicase, with translation MDEIHGYIERITFQSPENGFTVARLKERGKRELTAIVGTMPSVQAGESIVCRGRWREDPNYGLQFQVESYEVEAPQSLQGIKKYLGSGLIKGIGPAFAERIVEYHREKTLDIIDGEPDALLSVDGIGPKRLERIKSCWEEQKSIRELMLFLQGYGISPTYAQKVFKTYGEDSRRVIEENPYQLARDVWGIGFKTADQTARKLGIDIQADIRIDAGVEYVLSKLADEGHTCYPREAFLERARQLLEVGPERIEARLEFIEEEERIVIQPLKYQGEPAPFIWLKAFHISEQGIARELRRLLESPPAVVYPQPELGLQAAEAQMGIRLAPNQRQAVASSLREKMHIITGGPGTGKSTIIRAILSIAAPQGGRILLAAPTGRAGKRMAEITGREASTIHSLLEYDFSIGGFRRGRDNPLDCNLLIIDEASMVDTVLMYSLLKAVPNHARLLLVGDVDQLPSVGAGSVLQDLIDSGRLPLTRLTDIFRQAAQSKIITNAHRINAGEFPDIRIDKKSDFFFIEENDPERIAQTIAALVQQRLPRTYGFDPLRDIQVLSPMNRGVIGNRNLNQLLQRTLNPSAEPLVKMGRSFHAKDKVMQVQNNYDKEVFNGDVGYIRRIDRIEQQVTVEIDGRPILYDFADLDQLVLAYSVSIHKYQGSECPCVVLPLHTTHYMMLFRNLLYTGITRGKKLVVVVGSKQALSIAVRNKQAGERFTGLREAVG, from the coding sequence ATGGACGAAATCCACGGTTACATAGAGCGCATCACCTTCCAGAGCCCGGAAAACGGCTTTACGGTGGCTCGCCTCAAAGAACGCGGCAAGCGGGAGCTGACCGCTATCGTCGGCACTATGCCCAGCGTGCAGGCCGGGGAGAGCATCGTATGCCGGGGCCGCTGGCGCGAAGACCCCAACTACGGGCTGCAGTTTCAGGTGGAAAGCTACGAGGTGGAGGCCCCGCAATCCCTGCAGGGCATCAAAAAATACCTGGGTTCGGGCCTGATCAAGGGCATCGGGCCTGCCTTTGCCGAGCGGATCGTGGAGTACCACCGCGAAAAAACGCTGGACATCATCGACGGAGAACCGGACGCCCTGCTGTCCGTCGACGGCATCGGCCCTAAACGGCTGGAGCGCATCAAATCCTGCTGGGAAGAACAAAAATCCATCCGCGAGCTGATGCTCTTTTTACAAGGCTACGGCATCAGCCCTACCTACGCCCAAAAGGTATTCAAAACCTACGGCGAGGACAGCCGCCGCGTCATCGAGGAAAACCCCTACCAACTGGCGCGCGACGTGTGGGGCATCGGCTTCAAAACCGCCGACCAGACAGCCCGCAAGCTGGGCATCGACATCCAGGCCGACATCCGCATCGACGCCGGGGTGGAGTACGTGCTGTCCAAACTGGCGGACGAAGGCCATACCTGCTACCCCCGGGAGGCTTTCCTGGAGCGGGCCCGGCAACTGCTGGAGGTGGGCCCCGAACGCATCGAGGCCCGCCTGGAATTCATCGAGGAGGAAGAGCGCATCGTCATCCAGCCACTGAAATACCAGGGCGAGCCGGCGCCCTTCATCTGGCTGAAGGCATTTCACATCAGCGAACAGGGCATCGCCCGGGAGCTGCGCCGGCTATTGGAGAGCCCTCCGGCCGTCGTTTATCCGCAGCCCGAGCTGGGGCTGCAAGCTGCCGAAGCCCAGATGGGCATCCGCCTGGCGCCCAACCAGCGGCAGGCCGTGGCCTCCAGCCTCAGAGAAAAAATGCACATCATCACCGGCGGCCCGGGCACAGGCAAGAGCACCATCATCAGGGCCATACTGAGCATCGCGGCGCCCCAGGGCGGGCGCATCCTGCTGGCGGCTCCCACCGGCCGCGCCGGGAAACGCATGGCGGAGATCACCGGCCGGGAGGCTTCCACCATTCACAGCCTGCTGGAGTACGACTTCAGCATCGGCGGCTTCCGCCGCGGGCGCGACAATCCGCTGGACTGCAACCTGCTCATCATCGACGAGGCGAGCATGGTGGATACCGTGCTGATGTACAGCCTGCTGAAAGCAGTGCCCAACCACGCCCGCCTCCTCCTGGTGGGCGATGTAGACCAGTTGCCCAGCGTTGGCGCCGGCAGTGTCCTGCAAGACCTCATCGACAGCGGCCGCCTGCCCCTTACCCGCCTGACGGATATATTCCGGCAGGCCGCCCAATCGAAGATCATCACCAACGCCCACCGCATCAACGCCGGCGAGTTTCCGGATATCCGCATTGATAAAAAAAGCGATTTCTTCTTTATCGAAGAGAACGACCCGGAGCGCATCGCACAAACCATCGCCGCCCTGGTGCAGCAGCGCCTGCCCAGAACCTACGGCTTCGACCCCCTGCGCGACATACAGGTGCTCAGCCCCATGAACCGGGGCGTCATCGGCAACCGAAACCTCAACCAGCTCCTTCAGCGCACCCTCAACCCCAGCGCTGAACCGCTGGTCAAAATGGGCCGGTCTTTTCATGCCAAAGACAAGGTGATGCAGGTGCAGAACAACTACGACAAGGAGGTCTTCAACGGCGACGTCGGCTACATCCGCCGCATCGACCGCATCGAGCAGCAGGTCACCGTCGAGATAGATGGCCGCCCCATCCTCTACGACTTTGCCGACCTCGACCAGCTGGTGCTGGCCTATTCGGTGTCCATCCACAAATACCAGGGCAGCGAGTGCCCCTGCGTGGTGCTGCCCCTGCATACTACGCATTATATGATGTTGTTCCGCAACCTGCTGTATACGGGCATCACCCGAGGGAAAAAGCTGGTGGTGGTGGTCGGCAGCAAGCAGGCGCTGAGCATCGCGGTGCGGAATAAGCAGGCGGGGGAAAGGTTTACGGGGTTGCGGGAGGCGGTGGGTTAA
- a CDS encoding acetyl-CoA C-acyltransferase yields MKKVYIVSAVRTPLGSFGGALANVPATRLGAAAIKGALEKAKVQPGQVEEVFMGNVYSANLGQAPARQAAIYAGIPNTVPCTTVNKVCSSGAKAIMFAAQAIMLGHQDIIVAGGMENMSSVPYYVPKARYGYGYGHGELVDGMVKDGLTDAYNQAVMGVCADNTAKEYNISREEQDEFAIASYKRSAASTESGAFRDEIVPVEVPQRKGDPVIVSEDEEYKRVIFEKIPSLRPVFSKDGTVTAANASTINDGAAALVLASEDKVKELGLTPVARIVSFADAAQEPEWFTTAPAKAAPIALQRAGLKIEDIDYFEVNEAFAVVALAFNKLMKLDAGKVNVLGGAVSLGHPLGASGARIITTLNNVLHRKNAKRGLAAICNGGGGASSIIIERV; encoded by the coding sequence ATGAAAAAAGTGTATATCGTATCCGCCGTCCGGACGCCACTCGGCAGTTTCGGAGGCGCATTGGCCAATGTGCCCGCCACCCGACTGGGCGCCGCCGCCATTAAAGGAGCGCTGGAAAAAGCCAAAGTACAACCGGGGCAGGTGGAGGAAGTGTTTATGGGCAACGTCTATTCCGCCAACCTGGGGCAGGCCCCTGCCCGCCAGGCGGCCATCTACGCCGGCATTCCCAACACCGTTCCCTGCACCACGGTCAATAAGGTGTGCTCTTCCGGCGCAAAGGCCATCATGTTCGCGGCTCAGGCCATCATGCTGGGCCATCAGGACATCATCGTGGCCGGCGGCATGGAGAACATGAGCTCCGTCCCCTATTACGTCCCCAAGGCCCGGTACGGCTATGGCTATGGCCACGGCGAATTGGTCGACGGCATGGTCAAGGACGGGCTGACCGACGCCTACAACCAGGCGGTCATGGGCGTTTGCGCCGACAATACCGCCAAAGAGTACAACATTTCCCGCGAAGAGCAGGACGAGTTCGCCATTGCGTCCTACAAACGCTCGGCGGCCAGCACCGAGAGCGGGGCCTTCCGGGATGAGATCGTACCGGTGGAAGTGCCCCAGAGAAAGGGCGATCCCGTCATCGTCAGCGAAGATGAAGAGTACAAGCGGGTCATATTCGAAAAAATCCCTTCCCTGCGCCCCGTATTCTCCAAAGACGGCACCGTAACGGCAGCCAATGCCTCGACGATCAACGACGGCGCCGCTGCCCTGGTGCTGGCCAGCGAAGACAAGGTAAAGGAACTCGGCCTCACTCCGGTGGCCCGCATCGTCAGCTTTGCCGATGCCGCCCAGGAACCGGAGTGGTTCACTACCGCTCCTGCCAAGGCCGCGCCGATCGCCCTGCAACGCGCTGGCCTGAAGATAGAGGACATCGACTACTTCGAAGTGAACGAGGCCTTCGCAGTAGTTGCCCTCGCTTTCAACAAGCTGATGAAACTCGACGCGGGCAAAGTCAACGTCCTCGGCGGCGCCGTTTCCCTCGGCCACCCGCTCGGAGCCAGCGGCGCCCGCATCATCACCACCCTGAATAATGTTTTGCACCGGAAAAACGCCAAACGCGGCCTGGCAGCCATCTGCAACGGCGGCGGCGGCGCTTCTTCCATTATTATTGAGAGGGTTTGA